In one Myxococcaceae bacterium JPH2 genomic region, the following are encoded:
- a CDS encoding leucine-rich repeat domain-containing protein codes for MSEDPSLQVHVDKHQEPASEAELLPTREFLAAAPEQAKALLEKGLREHPGNAPLLYRLALLHERQGHREKTLAALRDAVAREPSLLEAATTDFAAFDRLFLHEIGLEAVPEAIGCFTRLKTLDLGHNRIKVLPESIGALRELEVLYVHENRLTRLPDSLGELTAVTYLNAGENPLAQLPDAIGRMSSLIELRLLHAGLQELPAAIGRLASLRELHLRGNHLTALPAAIGELRELRHLDLRENRLTALPDAIARLPRLRCLDLRANPLQALPPGLTELPALEKLDLRWTGLSPPPGLRERGCVVLA; via the coding sequence ATGTCCGAAGACCCGTCACTGCAAGTCCATGTAGACAAACACCAGGAGCCGGCCAGCGAGGCGGAACTCCTGCCCACTCGTGAGTTTCTCGCCGCTGCGCCGGAGCAGGCGAAGGCTCTGCTGGAGAAGGGCCTTCGTGAGCACCCTGGGAATGCGCCCCTGCTTTACAGGTTGGCGCTTCTTCATGAGCGTCAGGGCCACCGTGAAAAGACCCTCGCCGCCTTGCGAGACGCCGTCGCTCGCGAACCGAGCCTGTTGGAGGCGGCAACAACGGACTTCGCGGCGTTCGACCGACTCTTCCTTCACGAGATCGGCTTGGAGGCGGTGCCAGAGGCCATTGGGTGCTTCACTCGACTGAAGACACTGGACCTCGGCCATAATCGCATCAAGGTGCTACCGGAGAGCATCGGCGCGCTGCGCGAGCTTGAGGTCCTCTACGTTCATGAGAATCGCCTGACAAGGCTTCCCGATTCACTCGGTGAACTCACCGCGGTGACATATCTGAATGCTGGCGAGAATCCTCTGGCCCAACTGCCGGATGCCATTGGACGGATGAGCAGTCTCATCGAGCTGCGCCTGCTCCATGCGGGACTCCAGGAGCTGCCCGCCGCCATCGGAAGACTCGCCTCTCTTCGCGAACTGCACCTGCGCGGCAACCACCTGACCGCGCTACCCGCGGCCATCGGTGAATTGCGCGAACTGCGCCACCTCGATCTGCGCGAGAATCGCCTCACCGCTCTTCCAGACGCCATCGCACGACTGCCTCGGCTTCGTTGCCTCGACTTGCGCGCCAATCCGCTCCAGGCCCTGCCACCGGGGCTGACCGAGTTGCCCGCCCTCGAAAAGCTGGACCTGCGCTGGACGGGACTGTCCCCGCCACCAGGCCTCCGCGAGCGCGGCTGCGTGGTGCTGGCCTGA